A window of the Arenibacter algicola genome harbors these coding sequences:
- a CDS encoding alpha-ketoacid dehydrogenase subunit alpha/beta produces MQYKGDSVDKAMQLKLYQRMLKPRLIEEKMLILLRQGKISKWFSGIGQEAIAVGVTSALRPDEYILPMHRNLGVFTTRNIPLHRLFSQWQGKGNGFTNGRDRSFHFGTQEYKIVGMISHLGPQLGVADGIALADLLKQNNKVTAVFTGEGGTSEGDFHEALNLAAVWDLPVLFCIENNGYGLSTPTNEQYRCENLADKGIGYGMESHIVEGNNILEVYSQVDFICNSMRKNPRPVLLEFRTFRMRGHEEASGTKYVPQQLLDAWEEKDPIVNFENFLLEEKILSAHLIETFKNEIYAEIDYDLKKAFAENEIEVDETKELKDVYKEFDYQQINHNSTTKNIRLIDAVSQGLKQSMERHENLVVMGQDIADYGGVFKITEGFVEAFGKDRVRNTPICESAVVSAAMGLSINGVKSVVEMQFADFVSTGFNPVVNYLAKVHYRWGEHADVVIRMPCGAGMGAGPFHSQTNEAWFTKTPGLKVVYPAFPYDAKGLLATSINDPNPVLFFEHKGLYRNIYQDVPEDYYTLPFGKASLLREGADITVVSYGLGVHWALESLNDNPDIKADLIDLRTLQPMDMDAIYTSVKKTGKLIILQEDSLFGGVASDICALVVENCFEFLDAPVKRVASLETPIPFSKNLENNYLPKERFGQELLNLLSY; encoded by the coding sequence ATGCAATATAAAGGAGATAGTGTTGATAAGGCCATGCAACTGAAACTTTATCAACGGATGCTTAAACCACGTTTGATAGAGGAGAAAATGTTGATTCTTCTACGCCAGGGAAAAATAAGCAAATGGTTTAGTGGCATAGGACAGGAAGCAATAGCGGTAGGGGTTACCAGTGCCTTAAGGCCTGATGAATACATCTTGCCCATGCACCGCAATCTTGGTGTTTTTACCACAAGAAATATACCTTTACACCGACTTTTCTCCCAATGGCAGGGTAAAGGCAATGGCTTTACCAATGGTAGGGACAGAAGTTTTCACTTTGGTACCCAAGAATATAAAATTGTAGGGATGATATCCCATTTGGGTCCACAGTTGGGGGTAGCCGACGGGATAGCCCTTGCAGACCTTCTGAAACAGAATAATAAGGTAACTGCAGTTTTTACGGGAGAGGGGGGGACAAGCGAGGGCGATTTCCATGAGGCCTTAAATCTTGCTGCGGTATGGGATTTGCCTGTTCTATTTTGTATAGAGAACAACGGTTATGGATTGTCTACCCCGACAAACGAGCAATACAGATGTGAAAATTTGGCGGACAAAGGGATAGGTTACGGAATGGAATCGCATATCGTAGAGGGCAACAATATTTTGGAAGTATATTCCCAGGTCGATTTTATTTGTAATAGTATGCGGAAAAACCCTAGGCCCGTTTTGTTGGAATTTAGAACATTTAGAATGCGTGGCCATGAGGAAGCCAGTGGAACCAAATATGTCCCACAGCAATTGTTGGATGCCTGGGAAGAAAAGGATCCCATTGTTAATTTTGAAAACTTTCTTTTGGAGGAAAAGATTCTTTCGGCCCATTTGATAGAAACATTTAAAAATGAAATATATGCTGAAATAGACTACGATCTAAAAAAAGCCTTTGCGGAGAATGAGATTGAAGTAGATGAAACAAAGGAATTAAAGGATGTTTATAAAGAGTTTGATTATCAGCAGATTAATCATAATTCCACAACTAAAAATATTAGGTTGATCGATGCGGTTTCCCAAGGATTGAAACAGTCTATGGAAAGGCACGAAAACCTCGTGGTTATGGGGCAGGATATTGCAGATTATGGCGGAGTGTTTAAGATTACCGAGGGTTTTGTGGAGGCTTTTGGAAAGGACCGTGTCCGGAATACCCCAATATGTGAATCGGCAGTGGTTTCTGCCGCAATGGGCCTTTCCATAAACGGAGTGAAATCGGTAGTGGAAATGCAGTTTGCCGACTTTGTAAGTACAGGATTTAATCCTGTGGTAAACTATTTGGCCAAAGTACATTACCGTTGGGGTGAACATGCAGATGTTGTTATACGGATGCCCTGTGGGGCAGGGATGGGGGCTGGACCTTTTCATTCACAGACCAATGAAGCTTGGTTTACAAAGACTCCGGGATTAAAAGTGGTCTATCCGGCCTTTCCATATGATGCAAAGGGCCTTTTGGCCACTTCCATCAATGATCCCAATCCGGTATTGTTTTTTGAACATAAAGGACTTTATAGGAATATTTACCAAGACGTGCCCGAGGATTATTATACGCTGCCTTTTGGTAAGGCATCCCTATTGAGGGAAGGTGCGGATATTACTGTGGTTTCCTATGGCTTGGGTGTGCATTGGGCACTGGAGTCACTAAATGACAATCCCGATATAAAGGCCGATCTGATTGATTTAAGGACCTTGCAGCCCATGGATATGGATGCAATTTATACCTCTGTAAAAAAAACAGGCAAACTTATTATTTTACAAGAGGATAGTTTGTTTGGGGGTGTGGCCAGTGACATTTGCGCTTTGGTGGTGGAAAACTGTTTTGAGTTCTTGGATGCACCTGTAAAACGGGTTGCCAGTTTGGAGACGCCCATTCCTTTTTCCAAAAATTTGGAAAATAATTATTTGCCCAAAGAAAGATTTGGACAGGAGCTTTTAAATTTGTTATCCTATTAG
- a CDS encoding isopenicillin N synthase family dioxygenase — MSAIPSVNLEDFISNDKNRKEKFIKEIGSAFENIGFVALSGHFLSEKLVDDLYSEIKKFFHLPQEVKDKYEIPGIGGQRGYTSFGKEHAKGKKEGDLKEFWHFGQYVENNPKLEKEYPANVEVQELADFNATGKETYKMLEKTAKYVLRALALHLDLEETYFDDYIKNGNSILRPIHYPPIKDEPKNAVRAAAHGDINLITLLMGAHGKGLQVKNHDGEWVDAIARPDQLMINVGDMLSRLTNNKLKSTIHQVVNPPRELWGTSRYSVPFFMHPISEMPLNCLENCVDRDHPKQFEDITAGEFLHERLIDLGLITK, encoded by the coding sequence ATGAGTGCAATACCAAGTGTAAATCTTGAAGATTTTATATCCAACGATAAAAATAGAAAAGAAAAATTCATAAAAGAGATAGGAAGTGCCTTCGAGAATATTGGATTCGTAGCATTAAGTGGTCATTTTTTGTCCGAAAAATTGGTAGACGATCTGTATTCCGAAATCAAGAAATTTTTCCACCTACCACAAGAAGTCAAGGATAAATATGAAATTCCAGGGATTGGGGGACAAAGGGGATATACTTCTTTTGGTAAAGAACATGCCAAAGGAAAAAAAGAAGGGGATTTAAAGGAATTTTGGCATTTTGGCCAGTATGTAGAAAATAACCCAAAATTGGAAAAGGAATATCCTGCCAATGTAGAGGTCCAAGAGTTGGCTGATTTTAATGCCACCGGTAAGGAAACCTATAAAATGTTGGAAAAAACGGCAAAGTACGTTTTGCGTGCACTTGCCCTTCATTTAGACTTGGAGGAAACCTATTTTGACGATTATATTAAAAATGGAAATTCCATTTTAAGACCAATACATTACCCCCCCATAAAGGATGAACCAAAAAATGCCGTTAGAGCTGCTGCCCATGGGGATATTAATTTAATTACCCTTTTAATGGGAGCCCATGGAAAGGGACTACAGGTAAAAAACCACGACGGGGAATGGGTAGATGCAATTGCCCGGCCAGATCAATTGATGATCAACGTGGGGGATATGCTTTCCCGTTTAACCAATAATAAATTAAAATCTACCATTCACCAGGTGGTAAATCCCCCCAGGGAACTATGGGGTACTTCCAGGTATTCCGTACCGTTTTTTATGCATCCCATTAGCGAAATGCCTTTAAATTGTTTAGAGAATTGTGTGGATAGGGACCATCCAAAACAATTTGAGGACATTACAGCTGGCGAGTTTTTGCATGAAAGACTGATCGACTTAGGCCTAATTACGAAGTAG
- a CDS encoding DinB family protein, whose translation MKKVILPVVLLAVMAFGVVKSTLTDAEREFAVKELTKSHDHFLNTLEGLNEAQLNYKITDDSWSIAECAEHIAISENMIFGMLQGTLANEPDPSKRAEVKVSDEGLIAMIEDRSNKVKTSEPFEPSGKYGSFEETVEEFKTKRKEHIEYVKSTQDDLRNRYQQLPFGTVDAYQILLFMSGHTERHIKQMEEVMDDEDFPMD comes from the coding sequence ATGAAAAAAGTAATTTTACCAGTCGTATTATTGGCGGTTATGGCATTTGGAGTAGTTAAATCTACGCTGACAGACGCCGAACGGGAATTTGCCGTAAAAGAATTGACAAAATCCCATGATCATTTTTTAAATACTTTGGAGGGTTTAAATGAAGCGCAACTCAATTACAAGATAACGGATGATTCCTGGTCCATTGCCGAGTGTGCGGAGCATATTGCAATTTCAGAAAATATGATCTTTGGTATGCTTCAGGGTACTTTGGCCAATGAGCCAGACCCTTCCAAACGTGCAGAAGTAAAAGTTTCTGATGAGGGATTAATTGCCATGATAGAAGACCGCAGCAACAAAGTAAAAACTAGCGAGCCTTTTGAACCCTCTGGGAAATATGGCAGTTTTGAAGAAACAGTGGAGGAATTTAAAACCAAGAGGAAAGAACATATAGAATATGTTAAAAGTACTCAGGACGACCTTCGAAACCGATACCAACAACTTCCTTTTGGGACCGTTGATGCCTATCAAATACTTTTGTTTATGTCCGGTCATACGGAAAGACATATTAAGCAGATGGAGGAAGTAATGGACGACGAAGACTTTCCAATGGATTAA
- a CDS encoding translation initiation factor, producing the protein MDLKDQLKNLFPDHEPTEDEQKKDVENEIWLQEEPIICKYEKRKGKPITILEGYTGADEDFKKLAKELKTKLSVGGSFKDDSIIIQGDYRDKIMKILQEKGFKVKRVGG; encoded by the coding sequence ATGGACTTAAAGGATCAATTGAAGAATCTATTTCCGGATCATGAGCCAACAGAGGATGAGCAGAAAAAAGATGTTGAAAATGAAATTTGGTTGCAGGAAGAACCTATTATTTGCAAGTATGAAAAAAGAAAGGGAAAACCAATAACCATATTGGAGGGGTACACCGGAGCAGACGAAGATTTTAAAAAATTAGCCAAGGAACTTAAAACCAAACTTAGTGTAGGCGGAAGTTTTAAGGATGATTCTATAATTATTCAAGGAGATTATAGAGATAAAATAATGAAAATATTACAGGAAAAAGGATTTAAAGTAAAACGCGTTGGAGGTTAG